The DNA region GACAGCGTGTTGTCCTTCGAAGCGACACTGACGACCACTTCCAAGGGACCCGAACCATTGACAGTGCCGGCGAAGACTTTACCGGAATCGTCGATGGTCGAAGGATTTTCGACGGCGGCAGCGGGTACCGCGCGTTTTTCCACCGGGATGCTTTCGCCAGTAATGGACGATTGATCAACTGCTGAGTTGCCTAGAACCACAAACCCGTCGGCTGGAATCCGGGAATTCGGCTTGATCAAGACAATATCCCCAGGCACCAGCTCCTCGGTGGGCCGCTCGATAGTTTGCCCAGAAGCAGCTCGCACCAACGCCGTTGCTGGCGCCAATTCAGCCAATGCTTCGATCGAGCGCTTGGCACGACCCATTGCGTACTCTTCCAGGGCGTGACCCAGGCTGAAGAGGAACAGCAGTACGGCACCTTCGGCGAACTTACCCACCGAGGCAGCACCAATCGCGGCGACCAGCATCAAGAAGTCAACCTCAAAGCGCCCGTGCCTAATCGAGCGCCAGGCCGAGCTGAAAGTAAAGAATCCGCCAAAGAAATAGGTGGCGATGAAGAAGGTCAATGCCAGGCCGGAGGGCGCTGGTATCCAGTACTCAAAGGCAAGCCCTAAGAGATAGGTTGCGCCGGAGGCAATGGCGAAACCCATTTCAAGTTTTGGGTTGTCGCCGTGATAGTGGGGTTGATTCGGTTTGACCTGCGGTTTGGTCTCTGTCATCGTCATGACATCAGTATATATTTATCTATAGACATATGTAAATATCTAAAATAGATGCTAACGATTATCAGATTCAGCAGACACTACGTGAAGATGAAACAGTGAAACTCAGCAACGAGCATGCCGAAGACTTGGCACAAGTAATGCAAGCTCTCTCCTCCCCCGGTCGTTTGCTGATTTTGGCGCGGTTGGATGACAGCCCCTGCTCGGTGAGCACTTTGGTTGAAGATTGCGGTATGGCACAAGCCACCATTTCTAATCATCTGCGAATCTTGCGGCACCTTGATCTGGTCACCGGTCAGCGCGAAGGACGTCAGGTAATCTATTCGCTCTACGATGCCCACGTACAAGAGTTCTTCCGGCAAGCTCTAGGACATATCGGGCACAGCTAGCCGATCAAGCCGTGGGTGTCTCCGGGCGACTAAATTGTGCCACCCCGCCCTTGAAACTGAGCACCTGCCCGGTGAGCGTAAACGATGATGCGTCGATGGTCGCCTTACCAACCCGTGCGCCATCGGAAATATCAGCAGTGAAGCTTGCCGAGCCCGGCGCGGAGCTAATGACTGCCCAACCAAGAACCGGCGACCATTCCAGAATCTTGAGCGTCGGTCGACTGAGAATCGTCCAGTGCGCGTTAGTTACCGTGTATTGCGTAACAATCGGATCGTCCGCACGCCCAGAAAATGGACAACCAGTCAACACCACGGATTGCTGAGCCGTACAGGAATCTAGATACTTATTCGCCGCGTCGGTAATTGACGCTTGCCCTTCTGCGGTAAGCGTGGCGGTAACTACCGCATCTTGAGTTTTGATGGTGCCGAATCCGTTGACTTTGAGATTCGATTTATCGGTTGTTACCGTGGGGTCCTGTTTAGCCGCAGCCACCGGGTAGGTGCCGGGCAGCGCTTTGAGATTGAGCTTTTTCAGCTGTTCCGGCAGATTCTGCCCCGCCGGAGCAACTACCGGATGAAGTTCGACGCCGGCAACGGTAAGCCCCAGCGAAGCCGGGCCAAGTAGTTGAATATTGGCGCTCTGTAATGTGACCGGATTGAGCTTCCACTTGTCGACGAAAAAATCTTTCCCATCCGTCACTAGGCTGAAATCTTGCGGGTAGCTATCTGCCCCTTGCGAGATTGTCGTTTGGACCGTCGCGGTGCCATTTTCAATGGTTGTCTTATCAATGCTGAAGCTACTGATCCGATCCGTAGCTTTGGCGTACACAGCATCGTTGATCAGAGTTTTGTCTGCGGTCGCTAGCTCGTTGCCGCTAAGCCGCATCGCCGCTTCGGCCTGACCTTGGACAAGGGCGGTCAAAAAAGCGTCAACCTGTTTAGCTGGCGCGTTCCGATCATTCGCGCCGATAATCCAGATCGCGGCACTGATCAGAACCAAGACCACCACCAGCCCAGCTCCGAGCAGACTAAATAACAGCGCCTTTCGAGGCTTTTTCGGCTCTACCTGGGACATTGGATATCCCATCGAGAACTGAGTTTGGGATCCCTGTGGCGGCAGATAGATCTCCGCACCTGGTGCAATCGGCGGATTCGCGGCGCTCGATGAGCTCGGTGGCGTAAATTGTTGCCCTGGTGACTGCCGGCCAGGTCCCGGCGTCGAAGGCTGTTGTGCTGGCGGAACAGACTCATCGTTCATTAGTACCTCTGGCTGCATTTGGGCTTTTTAGCCATCATACGGATCAAGAGCCGATCCTGTCGCCGACCTAGAAGCCGCAGCGAGGTGAAACCTGGCAAGCAATCCCCACTGGACAGCGTGTTCCTTTGGGCAGAAAAAGTATGCCCCACTAAGCACGATGACTTAGTGGGGCATACTCTCTAGCTATTTGGACTCGCTAGTTACTTCCTAGCGGTATTCCGAACCCAGATCGTAATCGTCGAGCGGGATCGCTTGGAACTCGGGGGCGAGGTCGCCACCAACTCCTGCGTAATCAAAATCGCTGAACGCACTCGGCGCGGTGAACAAGTTCGCCTTCGCCTCTTCCGTCGGCTCCACCGTGATGTCGGTGTAGCGCGGCAGACCGGTACCAGCCGGGATCAACTTACCGATGATGACGTTCTCCTTCAGGCCGAGCAACGGATCGCTCTTGCCTTCCATAGCCGCTTGCGTCAAGACGCGAGTGGTCTCCTGGAAGGATGCCGCGGAGAGCCAGGACTCGGTAGCCAAGGAAGCCTTGGTGATACCCATGAGCTCGTTACGTCCCGAAGCAGGCTTCTGCCCCTCGGACACCACGCGACGGTTTTCCGTCTCGAAGCGACCGCGCTCAGCAAGCTCGCCCGGTAGCAAGTTCGAGTCGCCGGACTCGATGACCGTAACGCGACGGAGCATCTGCCGAACAATAACCTCAACGTGCTTATCGTGGATGCCCACACCCTGGCTGCGGTAAACGCGCTGGACTTCCTCCACGAGGTGCTTCTGCGCGGCACGCGGGCCGAGCACACGAAGCACCTGCTTTGGATCCACAGCTCCAACAACCAACTTCTGGCCAACCTCAACGCGGTCACCATCAGCGACCAGCAAACGAGCACGACGCAGAATCGGGTAAGCGATTTCCTCGGTGCCATCGTCCGGAGTAAGCACCAGACGCATCTGGCGCTCGGTCTCTTCGATGTTGACCCGTCCGGCTGCTTCCGCAATGGGAGCAACACCCTTCGGGGTACGAGCTTCGAAGAGCTCCTGGATACGGGGCAGACCCTGGGTGATGTCCTCACCACGGCTAGCAGAAACAGCACCACCAGTGTGGAAAGTACGCATGGTCAGCTGGGTTCCGGGCTCACCAATGGACTGTGCAGCGATGATGCCAACGGCCTCACCAATGTCCACGAGCTTGCCAGTAGCCAAGGAACGGCCATAGCACTGAGCACAGGTTCCGACGGCGGACTCACAGGTGAGCACGGAGCGAACCTTGACCTCGGTCACGCCAGCTGCGAACAGCTCGGCGATCAGTACGTCGCCAACGTCAGCGCCAGCAGCAGCAAGCACCTTGCCCTTGGCATCGGTTACCTCGGTGGCCAATGTACGAGCGTAGACCGAGTTCTCGACCTCTTCGTGCATGACCAGCTCGCCATTTGAGTCAGCAACCGCAATCGGCAGCGTCAAGCCGTACTCAGTGCCACAGTCGTCCTCGCGAACGATGACATCCTGTGAAACGTCCACCAGACGACGGGTCAAGTAACCCGAGTTAGCGGTACGAAGCGCGGTATCGGCCAGACCCTTACGGGCACCGTGCGTAGCGATGAAGTATTCCAAAACCGACAGTCCTTCGCGGTACGAAGACTTGATCGGACGTGGGATAATTTCACCCTTAGGGTTAGCCACCAAGCCACGGATACCGGCAATCTGGCGAACCTGCATCCAGTTACCACGAGCACCGGAGGAAACCATCCGGTTGATGGTGTTGGATGCAGACAAGCTCTTGCGCATCGCATCAGCAACATCGTTGGTCGCCTGGTTCCAGATGTCAATGAGCTCCTGGCGACGCTCGTCGTCAGCAATCAAGCCCTTTTCAAACTGGGACTGAACCTTGGCAGCCTTGACCTCGTAACCTGCAAGGATGGCCGGCTTCTCAGCAGGCACCTCGATGTCAGAGATCGCAACGGTCACACCGGAGCGAGTTGCCCAGTAGAAGCCAGCGTCCTTCAAGTTATCAAGCGTCGCCGCTACGACAACCTTCGGGTAGCGCTCAGCCAAATCGTTGACGATCTCGGAAAGCTGGCCCTTATCGGCAACTTTCTCAACCCAGGGGTAATCTGCAGGCAAGGTGTCGTTGAAGAGCACCTGACCGAGCGAAGTTTCCACGATAGCGGGCTGGCCGGCTTCCCAACCTGCAGGAGCCTCCCAGTCTTCACCGGGTACAAAGTTGTCCAGACGAATCTTGACGGTGGAGTTCAAGTGCAGAACACCGGCGTCGTGCGCCATGATCGCTTCGGAAGGCGAGGTGAAAATCCGTCCTTCACCAGCTGAACCGACCCGCTTGGTAGTCAAGTGGTAAAGACCAATGATCATATCCTGCGAAGGCAGGGTGACCGGGCGGCCATCGGAAGGCTTCAAGATGTTGTTCGAGGAGAGCATCAGCACGCGAGCTTCTGCCTGAGCCTCAGGGCTCAAGGGCAAGTGCACAGCCATCTGATCGCCGTCGAAGTCAGCGTTGAAGGCGCCACAAACCAGCGGGTGAAGCTGGATTGCCTTACCTTCGACCAACATCGGCTCGAACGCCTGGATGCCCAAACGGTGCAGGGTTGGTGCACGGTTAAGCAAAACCGGGTGCTCAGTGATGATCTCTTCGAGAACGTCCCAAACCTGCGGGCGGTAACGCTCAACCATCCGCTTAGCGCTCTTGATGTTCTGTGCGTGGTTGAGATCAACCAAGCGCTTCATCACGAACGGCTTGAAGAGTTCCAGAGCCATCTGCTTAGGCAGACCACACTGGTGCAGCTTCAACTGTGGGCCAACAACGATGACCGAACGGCCAGAGTAATCGACGCGCTTGCCGAGGAGGTTCTGACGGAAACGACCCTGCTTGCCCTTGAGCATGTCGCTCAGAGACTTCAACGGGCGGTTACCCGGTCCGGTGACCGGACGGCCACGACGACCGTTGTCGAACAAGGAGTCAACGGCTTCCTGGAGCATCCGCTTTTCGTTGTTGACGATGATCTCCGGCGCACCCAGATCAAGCAAGCGCTTGAGGCGGTTGTTCCGGTTGATCACACGACGGTAGAGGTCGTTCAAGTCGGAGGTAGCGAAACGGCCACCGTCGAGCTGAACCATTGGACGCAATTCCGGCGGGATCACCGGAACGGCGTCAAGAACCATGCCGAGCGGGCTGTTCTTGGTGGTCAAGAATGCGTTGACAACCTTGAGACGCTTCAGGGCGCGGGTCTTACGCTGGCCCTTACCGTTCTGGATGGTGTCGCGCAGCGACTCCGACTCGGCTGCCATGTCAAAGTTCTCAAGGCGCTTCTTGATTGCCTCAGCACCCATCGAGCCTTCGAAGTACAGACCGTAACGGTCACGCAGCTCGCGGTAGAGACCTTCGTCGCCTTCAAGGTCGGTGACTTTAAGACCCTTGAAGCGATCCCAAACCTGGTCAAGACGATCGATATCAGCATCGGCACGCTTGCGGATGTTCGCCATCTGGCGATCAGCCGAATCGCGAGCCTTCTTCTTGTCAGCAGCCTTCGCGCCTTCGCCTTCGAGCTTTGTCAGCTCGCCTTCGAGGTCGCGGGCAATGCCAGCAATATCCGAGTCGCGGGTATCAACAAGCTGCTTCTTCTCCAGGTCGTGCTCGGCCTGCAGGTTCGGCAAATCGGCGTGACGCATTTCGTCGTCAACGCTGGTGATCATGTAGGCCGCGAAGTAGATGACCTTTTCGAGGTCTTTCGGAGCCAAATCGAGCAGGTAGCCCAAGCGCGACGGAACGCCCTTGAAGTACCAGATGTGCGTTACGGGAGCGGCAAGCTCAATGTGGCCCATCCGCTCGCGGCGGACCTTGGCACGGGTTACCTCGACGCCGCAGCGCTCACAGATGATGCCCTTGAAGCGCACGCGCTTGTATTTGCCGCAGTAGCACTCCCAGTCGCGGGACGGGCCGAAGATCTTCTCACAGAAGAGTCCGTCCTTTTCCGGCTTGAGCGTGCGGTAGTTGATAGTTTCCGGCTTCTTGACCTCGCCGAAAGACCAATCGCGAATATCACTCGCGGTGGCTAGGCCGATCTGCATGCTGCCGAAGGTAGCTTCGCTGGACATAGGGTCCTATCTTTCTCATCTTGAATCTGAAGTCTTACGAAAAGTGTTGGGGGTGAGGTTTCTCATCGGATTGTCCGGAGAGCGCCGTCAAGCGAAGCAGGCGCCGGAGGACATCCGATGGGAAACCTCCGGATTACACTTCTTCGACGGAGTTCGGCTCGGCCCTTGAGAGGTCGATGCCGAGTTCCTCCGCGGCCCGGAAGACTTCTTCATCCGAGTCACGCATTTCGATTGTGCTGCCTTCAGTGGAGAGAACCTCCACGTTCAAGCACAACGACCGCATTTCCTTGATTAGAACCTTGAAGGATTCGGGGATACCCGGCTCCGGAATGTTCTCACCCTTGACGATCGCTTCGTAGACCTTCACACGACCGTGAATGTCATCCGACTTGATGGTCAGCAGTTCCTGCAGGGTGTACGCGGCGCCATAAGCTTCCAGCGCCCAAACTTCCATTTCGCCAAAGCGCTGTCCACCGAACTGCGCTTTACCGCCCAAGGGCTGCTGAGTGATCATGGAATACGGGCCCGTGGAACGGGCGTGAATCTTGTCGTCCACCAAGTGGTGAAGCTTCAAGATATACATGTAGCCCACCGAGATCGGGTCCGGGAACGGCTCGCCGGAGCGGCCGTCGAACAAACGCGTCTTACCGGAACGGTTGATCAGAAGATCTCCGTCACGAGTCACGTTGGTCGAATCGAGCAGGCCCGAGATCTCTTCCTCACGTGCGCCGTCGAACACCGGGGTGGCCAAGATCTGGTCACGTCCAGTTTCACGCGGCAAGTTCGGCAGGTTCTTAACCCAGTCTGGCTCGCCGTCGATCTTCCAACCAGTCTTCGCGATCCAACCGAGGTGCAATTCCAGCACCTGGCCGACGTTCATACGACCCGGAACACCCAAGGGGTTCAGCACGATGTCCACCGGAGTGCCATCGGCAAGGAACGGCATATCTTCGATCGGCAAGATCTTGGAGATGACACCCTTGTTACCGTGGCGGCCAGCGAGCTTATCGCCGTTGGTGATCTTGCGCTTGGCAGCAACATAGATGCGAACCAATTGGTTCACGCCAGGGGCCAGATCGTCGTCGTTTTCGCGATCAAAAAAGCGAACGCCAATGACGGTACCGGACTCACCGTGCGGAACCTTGAGTGAGGTGTCACGTACTTCGCCCGACTTATCACCGAAGATCGCACGGAGCAAGCGCTCCTCAGGAGTTAGCTCGGTCTCGCCCTTCGGGGTGACTTTACCAACCAAGATATCGCCAGCATCAACTTCAGCACCGATGTGGATGATGCCGCGCTCGTCGAGTCCAGCAAGGATCTCCTCAGAGACGTTCGGGATGTCCCGCGTGATCTCTTCAGCACCAAGCTTGGTGTCGCGAGCATCGATTTCATGCTCTTCAATGTGAATAGAGGACAGCACATCTTCGGAGACGAGGCGCTGCGACAAGATGATCGCATCCTCGAAGTTGTGGCCTTCCCAAGACATGAACGCAACCAACAAGTTCTTACCCAGCGCCAATTCGCCCTGATCCGTTGCCGGACCGTCAGCGATGATGCCGCCAACTTCAAGACGAGCGCCTTCAGAAACCAACACGCGCTGGTTGTAAGCGGTGCCTTGGTTGGAGCGGTTGTACTTGGCAATCCGGTAGTTGGTCTCGGTGCCATCGTCGTTGAGCATGATGACCAGGTCTGCCGAAACTTCGGTGACTACACCGGCCTTCTTAGCAATGACGACGTCGCCCGCGTCAACAGCGGCGGCGCGCTCCATACCGGTGCCCACAACAGGAGCCTCGGAACGAACCAACGGCACAGCCTGACGCTGCATGTTGGCACCCATGAGTGCACGGTTAGCATCGTCATGCTCCAAGAACGGGATCAGCGCAGTAGCGACCGACACCATCTGGCGCGGGGAGACGTCCATGTACTCGACGTCGTCAGCAGCAACCAAAACAGGCTCGCCGCCACCACCACGTTGACGAACCAAAACCTGGTCTTCAACGAAGCTGGACTTGCTATCCAAGGGAGCGTTTGCCTGCGCGATGATGTAGTTGAGCTCGTCATCTGCGGTGAGGTAATCAACTTCGTCAGAAACGTGACCCTTGGAAACCTTGCGGTACGGGGTCTCGATGAAGCCGAGCGGGTTGATGCGTCCGTAGGAAGCCAATGAACCAATCAGACCAATGTTCGGGCCTTCAGGAGTTTCGATGGGGCACATACGGCCGTAGTGCGAGGGGTGCACGTCACGAACTTCGTAGCCTGCACGGTCACGGGACAGACCACCCGGGCCTAGCGCGGAGAGACGACGCTTGTGCGTCAAACCGGCCAGCGGGTTGTTCTGGTCCATGAACTGTGAGAGCTGCGACGTTCCGAAGAACTCCTTGATCGCAGCAACAACCGGACGGATGTTGATCAGGGTCTGCGGCG from Renibacterium salmoninarum ATCC 33209 includes:
- the rpoB gene encoding DNA-directed RNA polymerase subunit beta, yielding MVASSASNNETANNVESTDGATRRISFAKIHEPLDVPNLLALQTESFDWLVGNGRWQDRMQKAVDAGDESVATTSGLSDIFEEISPIEDFQGTMSLSFSEPEFADPKYTMAECKDRDATFSAPLYVKAEFMNNNTGEIKQQTVFMGDFPLMTEKGTFVINGTERVVVSQLVRSPGAYFERTADKTSDKDIFTAKIIPSRGAWFELEIDKRDQVGVRLDRKRKQSVTVLLKALGWTESQILEEFGEFDSIRATLEKDGTSTREDALLDIYRKLRPGEPPTVEAAQTLLDNLYFNPKRYDLAKVGRYKINRKLGIDKSLASPDASVLDINDIVAIIKFLVTLHAGGKSLTAKRDGKDFELRVDVDDIDHFGNRRIRAVGELIENQVRTGLSRMERVVRERMTTQDVEAITPQTLINIRPVVAAIKEFFGTSQLSQFMDQNNPLAGLTHKRRLSALGPGGLSRDRAGYEVRDVHPSHYGRMCPIETPEGPNIGLIGSLASYGRINPLGFIETPYRKVSKGHVSDEVDYLTADDELNYIIAQANAPLDSKSSFVEDQVLVRQRGGGGEPVLVAADDVEYMDVSPRQMVSVATALIPFLEHDDANRALMGANMQRQAVPLVRSEAPVVGTGMERAAAVDAGDVVIAKKAGVVTEVSADLVIMLNDDGTETNYRIAKYNRSNQGTAYNQRVLVSEGARLEVGGIIADGPATDQGELALGKNLLVAFMSWEGHNFEDAIILSQRLVSEDVLSSIHIEEHEIDARDTKLGAEEITRDIPNVSEEILAGLDERGIIHIGAEVDAGDILVGKVTPKGETELTPEERLLRAIFGDKSGEVRDTSLKVPHGESGTVIGVRFFDRENDDDLAPGVNQLVRIYVAAKRKITNGDKLAGRHGNKGVISKILPIEDMPFLADGTPVDIVLNPLGVPGRMNVGQVLELHLGWIAKTGWKIDGEPDWVKNLPNLPRETGRDQILATPVFDGAREEEISGLLDSTNVTRDGDLLINRSGKTRLFDGRSGEPFPDPISVGYMYILKLHHLVDDKIHARSTGPYSMITQQPLGGKAQFGGQRFGEMEVWALEAYGAAYTLQELLTIKSDDIHGRVKVYEAIVKGENIPEPGIPESFKVLIKEMRSLCLNVEVLSTEGSTIEMRDSDEEVFRAAEELGIDLSRAEPNSVEEV
- a CDS encoding DNA-directed RNA polymerase subunit beta', producing MSSEATFGSMQIGLATASDIRDWSFGEVKKPETINYRTLKPEKDGLFCEKIFGPSRDWECYCGKYKRVRFKGIICERCGVEVTRAKVRRERMGHIELAAPVTHIWYFKGVPSRLGYLLDLAPKDLEKVIYFAAYMITSVDDEMRHADLPNLQAEHDLEKKQLVDTRDSDIAGIARDLEGELTKLEGEGAKAADKKKARDSADRQMANIRKRADADIDRLDQVWDRFKGLKVTDLEGDEGLYRELRDRYGLYFEGSMGAEAIKKRLENFDMAAESESLRDTIQNGKGQRKTRALKRLKVVNAFLTTKNSPLGMVLDAVPVIPPELRPMVQLDGGRFATSDLNDLYRRVINRNNRLKRLLDLGAPEIIVNNEKRMLQEAVDSLFDNGRRGRPVTGPGNRPLKSLSDMLKGKQGRFRQNLLGKRVDYSGRSVIVVGPQLKLHQCGLPKQMALELFKPFVMKRLVDLNHAQNIKSAKRMVERYRPQVWDVLEEIITEHPVLLNRAPTLHRLGIQAFEPMLVEGKAIQLHPLVCGAFNADFDGDQMAVHLPLSPEAQAEARVLMLSSNNILKPSDGRPVTLPSQDMIIGLYHLTTKRVGSAGEGRIFTSPSEAIMAHDAGVLHLNSTVKIRLDNFVPGEDWEAPAGWEAGQPAIVETSLGQVLFNDTLPADYPWVEKVADKGQLSEIVNDLAERYPKVVVAATLDNLKDAGFYWATRSGVTVAISDIEVPAEKPAILAGYEVKAAKVQSQFEKGLIADDERRQELIDIWNQATNDVADAMRKSLSASNTINRMVSSGARGNWMQVRQIAGIRGLVANPKGEIIPRPIKSSYREGLSVLEYFIATHGARKGLADTALRTANSGYLTRRLVDVSQDVIVREDDCGTEYGLTLPIAVADSNGELVMHEEVENSVYARTLATEVTDAKGKVLAAAGADVGDVLIAELFAAGVTEVKVRSVLTCESAVGTCAQCYGRSLATGKLVDIGEAVGIIAAQSIGEPGTQLTMRTFHTGGAVSASRGEDITQGLPRIQELFEARTPKGVAPIAEAAGRVNIEETERQMRLVLTPDDGTEEIAYPILRRARLLVADGDRVEVGQKLVVGAVDPKQVLRVLGPRAAQKHLVEEVQRVYRSQGVGIHDKHVEVIVRQMLRRVTVIESGDSNLLPGELAERGRFETENRRVVSEGQKPASGRNELMGITKASLATESWLSAASFQETTRVLTQAAMEGKSDPLLGLKENVIIGKLIPAGTGLPRYTDITVEPTEEAKANLFTAPSAFSDFDYAGVGGDLAPEFQAIPLDDYDLGSEYR
- a CDS encoding ArsR/SmtB family transcription factor encodes the protein MKLSNEHAEDLAQVMQALSSPGRLLILARLDDSPCSVSTLVEDCGMAQATISNHLRILRHLDLVTGQREGRQVIYSLYDAHVQEFFRQALGHIGHS